Proteins from one Clostridium cellulovorans 743B genomic window:
- a CDS encoding phage portal protein has product MGILSGIFKSRDKPTNRTAGSAYGFFLGSSTSGKKVNERSAMQMTAVYSCVRILSEAVASLPLHFYEYRGDGSKAKATDHPLYFLLHDEPNPEMSSYTFREVLMTHLLLWGNAYAQIIRNGKGEIVALYPLMPDRMTVDRDDKGKIYYQYYMTVDDAPTNQGKWVTLAATDVLHIPGLGFDGLVGYSPIAMAKNAIGMAIACEEYGAKFFANGAAPSGVLEHPGTIKDPSRVRESWTQTFGGSSNANKVAVLEEGMKYTPISISPEQAQFLETRKFQINEIARIFRVPPHMVGDLEKSSFSNIEQQSLEFVKYTLDPWISRWEQAMVRSLLTAQEKKKYFIKFNMDGLLRGDYQSRMNGYAIGRQNGWMSANDIRELENLDKIPAELGGDLYLINGNMTKLQDAGLFAKGSEGGEEENHEEVLELEESGSDGEQSGGENAVSERNNRRGKLVR; this is encoded by the coding sequence ATGGGTATTTTGTCAGGAATATTCAAGTCGAGGGATAAACCTACAAACAGAACAGCAGGAAGTGCATATGGATTTTTCTTGGGAAGTTCAACAAGCGGTAAAAAGGTAAATGAACGAAGTGCGATGCAGATGACAGCAGTCTATTCGTGCGTGAGGATTTTATCAGAAGCGGTAGCAAGCCTACCACTTCATTTTTATGAGTACAGGGGAGACGGTAGCAAAGCAAAAGCTACCGACCATCCGCTGTATTTTTTATTGCATGATGAACCAAATCCGGAGATGTCTTCCTATACCTTTCGAGAAGTGCTTATGACCCACCTTTTGCTGTGGGGCAATGCTTATGCACAGATTATCAGAAATGGTAAGGGAGAGATTGTTGCTCTATACCCACTTATGCCTGATCGCATGACTGTGGACAGAGATGATAAGGGGAAAATCTACTACCAGTATTACATGACGGTAGATGATGCACCAACCAATCAAGGAAAATGGGTAACCCTTGCAGCAACAGACGTACTTCATATTCCGGGATTAGGCTTTGACGGACTTGTAGGATACAGTCCGATTGCTATGGCTAAAAATGCTATCGGCATGGCAATTGCCTGTGAGGAGTATGGAGCCAAGTTCTTTGCTAACGGAGCTGCACCAAGTGGTGTACTTGAACATCCCGGCACTATTAAAGACCCGTCTAGGGTAAGGGAGAGTTGGACACAGACCTTTGGTGGAAGTTCCAACGCAAATAAAGTAGCTGTTTTGGAAGAAGGAATGAAGTACACACCGATTTCTATCAGCCCTGAACAGGCACAATTCCTCGAAACGAGGAAGTTCCAAATCAATGAAATTGCTCGAATTTTCAGAGTCCCACCACACATGGTAGGAGACCTTGAGAAGTCGAGCTTTTCTAATATAGAGCAACAGTCATTGGAGTTCGTAAAATACACGCTTGACCCTTGGATTTCAAGGTGGGAGCAGGCTATGGTGCGTTCCTTACTGACGGCTCAAGAAAAAAAGAAGTATTTTATCAAATTTAACATGGACGGGCTTCTTCGAGGTGACTACCAGAGCCGTATGAATGGTTATGCCATTGGCAGACAGAACGGTTGGATGAGTGCAAACGATATCCGTGAGTTAGAAAACCTCGACAAAATTCCTGCTGAACTTGGTGGAGATTTGTATCTCATCAATGGAAACATGACCAAGTTACAGGATGCAGGTCTTTTTGCAAAAGGCTCGGAAGGTGGAGAGGAGGAAAACCATGAAGAAGTTCTGGAATTGGAAGAATCAGGCTCAGACGGAGAACAGTCCGGCGGAGAGAACGCTGTTTCTGAACG